The following coding sequences are from one Oceanidesulfovibrio indonesiensis window:
- a CDS encoding ABC transporter ATP-binding protein, which produces MTQSTAHIIVRALGVKKEFRMGKVQVQALKGVDLEIYAGEYISIMGPSGSGKSTLFNMIGGLDKPSDGKVFIDEVDISQLDAYELAWLRNRKIGYIFQTFNLIPVMTALENVTLPMTFAGMNAEVAADKGIELLKLVGLGERFQHKPLELSGGQQQRVAIARSLANDPAIVLADEPTGNLDLKTGAEIIDLLKTLSQDRGVTVISATHDYKMLNVSDRVVWIRDGRVHKIERRDELDISVGSIGKDGEDVTPGADQTREEGADA; this is translated from the coding sequence ATGACGCAATCCACGGCACACATCATAGTCCGGGCCCTGGGCGTGAAGAAGGAATTCCGCATGGGCAAGGTCCAGGTTCAGGCGCTCAAAGGCGTGGACCTGGAAATCTACGCCGGTGAGTACATCTCCATCATGGGGCCTTCCGGATCGGGTAAATCCACCCTGTTCAACATGATCGGCGGACTGGACAAGCCCAGCGACGGCAAGGTCTTCATCGACGAAGTCGACATATCCCAGCTTGACGCCTACGAGCTGGCCTGGCTGCGAAACCGCAAGATCGGCTACATTTTCCAGACCTTCAACCTTATCCCGGTGATGACCGCCCTGGAGAACGTAACCCTGCCCATGACCTTCGCCGGCATGAACGCCGAGGTGGCAGCGGACAAAGGCATCGAGCTGCTCAAGCTGGTGGGCCTGGGCGAGAGGTTCCAGCACAAGCCCCTGGAGCTTTCCGGCGGCCAGCAGCAGCGCGTCGCCATCGCCCGCTCCCTGGCCAACGATCCGGCCATCGTCCTGGCCGACGAACCCACCGGCAACCTGGACCTCAAGACCGGCGCGGAAATCATCGACCTGCTCAAGACCCTGAGCCAGGACCGCGGCGTCACTGTCATATCCGCCACCCACGACTATAAGATGCTCAACGTCTCGGATCGCGTTGTCTGGATTCGGGACGGCCGCGTGCACAAGATCGAACGCCGCGACGAACTGGACATCTCCGTTGGCAGCATCGGCAAGGACGGCGAGGATGTCACCCCAGGTGCAGATCAAACCAGGGAGGAAGGGGCCGACGCATGA
- a CDS encoding ABC transporter permease, translated as MSPTDQYSPPTSTGGESIKRQIVLPWAKSLEISFKNLRVRFFRSLITVLSLVLAVAFLNFILTTTDLAQGFLNAGGAAAAEQLIEAGFDVDEAAMTVGTGAKERWIVILSLLVCTVGIVNAQLMSVTERFREIGIMKCLGALDSIVLRLFLLEAGMQGLVGSFAGALVGFFFSVLNGLIRFGWNSVAGLAFSDVLVSLGMSVAAGLLLSLVGVFYPAVVAARMQPVVAMSAEH; from the coding sequence ATGAGCCCGACTGATCAATACTCCCCACCAACATCCACAGGCGGGGAGTCCATCAAACGGCAGATCGTCCTGCCGTGGGCCAAGTCCCTGGAGATCAGCTTCAAGAATCTCAGGGTGCGCTTCTTCCGCTCACTCATCACGGTGCTCAGCCTGGTGCTGGCCGTGGCTTTCCTCAATTTCATCCTCACCACCACCGATCTGGCCCAGGGATTTCTGAACGCCGGCGGCGCTGCCGCGGCCGAGCAGCTCATCGAGGCCGGGTTCGACGTGGACGAGGCCGCCATGACCGTGGGCACCGGCGCCAAAGAGCGCTGGATCGTGATCCTCTCTCTGCTCGTGTGCACGGTCGGCATCGTCAATGCACAGCTCATGTCCGTCACGGAACGGTTCCGCGAGATCGGCATCATGAAATGCCTGGGCGCGCTGGACTCCATCGTCCTGCGCCTCTTCCTGCTGGAAGCAGGCATGCAGGGACTGGTCGGCTCCTTTGCCGGCGCGCTGGTCGGCTTTTTCTTTTCAGTGCTCAACGGGCTTATCCGCTTCGGGTGGAATTCCGTGGCCGGCCTGGCTTTTTCGGACGTGCTCGTCTCCCTCGGCATGTCCGTGGCCGCGGGCCTGCTCCTCAGCCTCGTCGGCGTCTTCTACCCCGCAGTGGTGGCGGCGCGGATGCAGCCGGTCGTCGCCATGAGCGCAGAACACTAG
- a CDS encoding polysaccharide deacetylase has protein sequence MIVKHEPSPLWLRAWDRDRLAERIEDAVRRGLAGWPLDSGPQLFFRADDVAAPGERCDRMFRIFHDRGAPLDAAVTPAWISSPRAAGLLKLASGPARVDFHVHGWRHVNHETAEPGEPLVSGGKPPKKCEFGPSRPRKAKQRDLETARSRMTGLFGDAFLPVFTPPWNRCDAETLELLADLDFIAVSRDGGALPAAPPTLAEFPVLVDLHTRREDDPDAGMDALLDELAAGLRLPVCGVMIHHQRMNEAAAVFLETLLTALADFQEVRLAGLRSIPGR, from the coding sequence ATGATCGTCAAGCACGAACCATCACCACTGTGGCTGCGGGCGTGGGACAGGGACCGCCTCGCCGAACGCATCGAAGATGCCGTGCGCCGAGGGTTGGCCGGGTGGCCGCTGGATTCCGGTCCGCAGTTGTTCTTCCGCGCGGACGACGTGGCCGCGCCCGGAGAACGGTGCGATCGGATGTTTCGAATTTTCCATGACCGCGGAGCGCCCCTGGATGCCGCCGTGACGCCGGCATGGATTTCCTCTCCCCGCGCCGCGGGACTCCTGAAACTGGCCTCGGGGCCGGCTCGTGTGGATTTCCATGTGCACGGCTGGCGGCACGTGAACCACGAGACCGCGGAACCCGGCGAACCGCTTGTATCAGGCGGAAAACCCCCAAAAAAATGCGAATTCGGGCCGTCCCGCCCCCGCAAAGCCAAACAGCGTGATCTGGAAACCGCCCGATCGCGGATGACCGGCCTGTTCGGCGATGCATTCCTGCCGGTGTTCACGCCGCCATGGAACCGCTGCGACGCCGAAACCCTGGAGCTGCTGGCCGACCTCGACTTCATCGCCGTGTCCCGCGACGGCGGCGCTCTGCCCGCTGCTCCGCCGACACTCGCAGAGTTTCCCGTGCTCGTTGATCTGCATACCCGGCGGGAGGATGACCCCGATGCCGGCATGGATGCGCTCCTGGATGAGCTCGCCGCCGGACTCCGGCTCCCGGTCTGCGGCGTCATGATCCACCACCAGCGAATGAACGAGGCCGCCGCCGTGTTTCTCGAAACGCTTCTTACCGCGCTCGCCGATTTTCAGGAGGTCCGGCTCGCCGGGCTGCGATCCATTCCGGGCCGCTGA
- a CDS encoding glycosyltransferase family protein gives MKILHYSQHVLGVGHFFRSLALARALADHEVVMVSGGSPVDAPLPDHVEHRLLPPLMMDAEFRNFVPQEQDPEEEKARIERIEDERRKSLLAILEDTRPDVFVVELFPFGRKRFAFELVPALEQFKAMGRGPAVCSVRDILVEKSDQAKFEKRVLRWMNELFDGLMIHSDPDLVRFDETFPRMNEMRAEIGYTGYVVEEPVRGAGAALRAELGIAPKEPLIVASAGGGAVGQDIVAAAVAASARLAPRLPHRLFAFTGPFAEESSLDALCALAQSTNMDKENNTTGHIHCARFTNRFPAFLDAAELSVSMAGYNTTMALLAAGTYGLVMPFDQNREQRMRATRLETRGALGILDPADLEPDRLAQRMETAIRTHRMHEQPDHGIRLDGAAQSARFIEQLAASFRGRP, from the coding sequence ATGAAGATTCTCCACTACAGCCAGCACGTGCTCGGCGTTGGCCATTTCTTCCGCAGCCTCGCCCTGGCGCGCGCCCTTGCAGACCACGAGGTCGTCATGGTCTCCGGCGGCTCCCCCGTTGATGCCCCCCTGCCGGACCACGTGGAGCACCGTCTGCTGCCGCCGCTGATGATGGATGCCGAGTTCCGCAACTTTGTGCCGCAGGAGCAGGACCCCGAAGAAGAAAAGGCCCGCATCGAACGCATCGAGGACGAACGGCGCAAGTCGCTGCTCGCCATTCTGGAAGATACGCGACCCGACGTCTTCGTGGTGGAACTCTTCCCCTTCGGCCGCAAACGCTTCGCCTTCGAGCTGGTTCCGGCGCTGGAACAATTCAAGGCCATGGGTCGCGGCCCGGCCGTGTGCAGCGTGCGGGACATTCTGGTGGAGAAGTCCGACCAGGCCAAGTTCGAAAAGCGCGTGCTACGCTGGATGAACGAGTTGTTCGACGGCCTCATGATCCACAGCGACCCGGACCTTGTGCGCTTCGACGAAACCTTCCCGCGCATGAACGAGATGCGCGCCGAAATCGGCTACACCGGCTATGTGGTGGAGGAGCCGGTCCGTGGCGCCGGCGCCGCCTTGCGCGCAGAGCTCGGCATCGCACCCAAGGAGCCGCTCATTGTGGCCAGCGCCGGCGGCGGCGCCGTTGGCCAGGACATCGTTGCCGCGGCAGTGGCCGCCTCCGCGCGTCTCGCGCCCAGGCTTCCGCACCGGCTCTTCGCCTTCACCGGACCCTTCGCTGAAGAATCCTCGCTGGACGCCCTCTGCGCCCTCGCCCAGTCCACAAATATGGACAAGGAGAACAACACGACAGGCCACATCCACTGCGCTCGCTTCACGAACCGCTTCCCAGCGTTCCTGGACGCCGCCGAGCTTTCCGTCTCCATGGCCGGCTACAACACCACCATGGCGCTGCTTGCCGCGGGCACATACGGGCTGGTCATGCCCTTCGACCAGAACCGCGAACAGCGGATGCGCGCCACGCGGCTCGAAACGCGCGGCGCCCTCGGAATCCTGGACCCTGCCGACCTCGAACCGGACCGCCTGGCCCAACGCATGGAAACGGCCATCCGCACACACCGCATGCACGAGCAGCCCGACCACGGCATACGGCTCGACGGCGCCGCCCAAAGCGCCCGGTTCATCGAACAGCTCGCCGCGTCTTTCAGGGGCCGGCCATGA
- a CDS encoding histidine phosphatase family protein, with protein MSAERTLLGLIRHAETEWNRARIIQGQEDTVLTPEGREAARGWGRSLAGRGYERIIASDLTRARDTADLVNETLRLPVAYDCRLREQDWGRWVGSTVRELRANQPGAVEYQEAMGWEFRPPGGESRVDVLERSLNALRDAAERYPGERVLVVCHTGVLMAVTHHLLAMEYLPEEGNPLQPYHLHRVAAKGGVLTLDKLNEPLA; from the coding sequence ATGAGCGCTGAACGCACCCTGCTGGGCCTCATCCGCCACGCCGAGACGGAATGGAACCGCGCCAGGATAATCCAGGGGCAGGAGGACACCGTGCTCACCCCGGAAGGCCGCGAAGCAGCTCGCGGCTGGGGCCGCAGTCTGGCCGGCCGGGGCTACGAACGCATCATCGCCAGCGACCTGACCCGGGCACGAGACACCGCCGACCTGGTCAACGAAACGCTGCGCCTGCCCGTAGCGTATGATTGCAGATTGCGCGAGCAGGACTGGGGCCGCTGGGTGGGCAGCACGGTGCGCGAACTGCGCGCGAACCAGCCCGGGGCTGTGGAATATCAGGAGGCCATGGGCTGGGAGTTCCGCCCCCCGGGAGGCGAAAGCCGTGTGGATGTGCTGGAGCGCTCGCTGAACGCGTTGCGGGATGCGGCGGAGCGCTACCCCGGCGAACGCGTCCTGGTGGTCTGCCACACCGGAGTGCTCATGGCCGTGACCCACCACCTGCTCGCCATGGAGTACCTGCCCGAGGAAGGAAACCCGCTGCAGCCGTACCACCTGCATCGTGTTGCCGCGAAGGGCGGGGTGCTCACCCTGGACAAGCTCAACGAGCCTCTCGCATGA
- a CDS encoding glycosyltransferase family 4 protein: MRLAFYTPFVPLNHPRPSGDTAIARSIIDFLRRRGHTVADTTHFSSRWIWLRPWKLPALFKARQEFLDILKKGQPDAVLVYHSYYRAPDLLGPLAAAQGMPVFHFGSAYASRRRKKLLTRPGYALNMKSLRAAAHCFTLKRPEYENLLRILPEDRATYIRPGVETQRFTPDNDARLLLRVRWNTGADVPIVLTVAMLRTGTKSEGVAHVIRALGRLHKEGIEFRYVVVGDGPERKALTHLADDHLPGKARFVGRISSVELPAVYSASDCYAFPGINEGLGMAYLEAQCAGLPAVGWDRWGAAECIAHGQTGFLTPAWDMEAFTDALRTLVTDHSRRVEMGLAARRRVLAEHDRDRNYVRMERIMESCLGATGRTEGHAAPTTSAAPEATQ; the protein is encoded by the coding sequence ATGCGCCTCGCCTTCTACACGCCTTTCGTTCCGCTGAACCACCCCAGGCCCTCCGGGGACACCGCCATCGCGCGGTCGATCATCGATTTCCTGCGCCGCCGCGGCCATACCGTGGCGGACACCACGCATTTCTCGTCCAGGTGGATATGGCTGCGGCCGTGGAAGCTGCCGGCCCTGTTCAAAGCCCGGCAGGAGTTCCTCGACATCCTGAAAAAAGGGCAGCCGGACGCCGTGCTCGTGTACCACAGCTATTACCGCGCGCCGGACCTCCTCGGTCCGCTCGCCGCCGCGCAGGGCATGCCGGTGTTCCATTTCGGCTCGGCCTATGCCTCCCGCCGCCGCAAGAAGCTTCTTACCCGGCCGGGCTACGCGCTCAACATGAAGAGCCTGCGCGCGGCCGCCCATTGCTTCACCCTCAAGCGGCCGGAGTACGAGAACCTCCTGCGCATCCTGCCGGAAGACCGCGCCACATACATCCGCCCCGGCGTGGAGACGCAGCGCTTCACCCCGGACAACGACGCCCGGCTCCTCTTGCGCGTGCGCTGGAACACCGGAGCGGACGTGCCCATCGTGCTCACCGTGGCCATGCTGCGCACCGGCACCAAGAGCGAAGGCGTAGCGCACGTCATCCGCGCCCTGGGCAGGCTGCACAAGGAAGGCATCGAGTTTCGCTATGTGGTTGTCGGCGACGGCCCGGAACGAAAGGCCCTCACCCACCTCGCGGACGATCACCTGCCCGGCAAGGCGCGCTTCGTCGGCCGCATCTCGTCCGTGGAGCTGCCGGCCGTCTACTCCGCTTCGGACTGCTACGCCTTTCCCGGCATCAACGAAGGGCTCGGCATGGCCTACCTGGAGGCGCAGTGCGCCGGCCTGCCCGCCGTGGGCTGGGATCGCTGGGGCGCCGCCGAGTGCATTGCCCACGGGCAGACGGGCTTTCTCACCCCGGCGTGGGACATGGAAGCCTTCACCGACGCCCTCCGCACTCTGGTCACCGACCATTCCAGACGGGTGGAGATGGGACTGGCCGCACGCCGGCGGGTGTTGGCCGAGCACGACCGCGACCGCAACTACGTGCGCATGGAGCGGATCATGGAATCATGCCTCGGCGCCACGGGACGGACCGAGGGCCACGCCGCGCCCACCACGTCCGCCGCGCCGGAGGCCACCCAATGA
- a CDS encoding glycosyltransferase family 4 protein translates to MSRKTAPRTAGRQLGLVLKGYPRISETFIANEIRLLEELGFDIHIISMRKPRESFTHENVRRIQASVSYLPEHLYRNLHRFLYHNILLFLKHPRRYAAGIRLLRERLPGASSTKAAIKHLLQGGLLVHKFLPRTNIAHLHAHFAHSPTSVAQYASVLSGLDFSFTAHAKDIYTQKPDRVAEKMARAAFVVTCTQYNRRTLEKIAADHGFADKPVACVYHGIDLDLFSANGRHLHAEPPYSILTVARFVPKKGLFTILEALEKLADDGVDFTWTLVGDGELKRRLKKRIDESPINERVDLAGTLAHDGVLRLYEKADCFVLGCEVAKNGDRDGIPNVVAEAMAMGVPVAATDVSGIPELVEHESTGLLCPSGNPAALAANIYRLLTDQELRGQIIPEARKRVEQVFDNTREIRKLASVFTDHTGLGELIPGGAFAPAPEPPARPGDALDDDTSSDEQSTQGQLDRPSA, encoded by the coding sequence ATGAGCAGGAAAACCGCGCCCCGAACTGCGGGCCGGCAACTGGGCCTCGTGCTCAAAGGCTATCCCCGCATTTCCGAAACCTTCATCGCCAACGAGATACGGCTGCTCGAAGAACTCGGCTTCGACATCCACATCATCTCCATGCGCAAGCCGAGGGAGTCCTTCACCCACGAGAACGTCAGGCGCATTCAGGCATCGGTGAGCTACCTGCCCGAGCATCTCTACCGCAACCTGCACCGATTTCTGTACCACAACATCCTGCTCTTCCTGAAGCATCCCAGGCGATACGCCGCCGGCATACGGCTGCTGCGGGAACGTCTGCCCGGCGCCAGCAGCACAAAGGCTGCGATAAAACACCTGCTCCAGGGCGGCTTGCTGGTCCACAAATTCCTGCCCCGCACCAACATCGCGCACCTGCACGCCCACTTCGCCCACTCGCCCACGTCCGTGGCGCAGTACGCCTCTGTGCTCTCCGGGCTGGACTTCAGCTTCACCGCCCACGCCAAGGACATCTACACGCAGAAGCCCGATCGGGTGGCCGAAAAAATGGCCCGCGCCGCCTTCGTGGTCACGTGCACGCAGTACAACCGCCGCACCCTGGAGAAGATCGCCGCCGACCATGGTTTTGCGGACAAGCCCGTGGCCTGCGTCTACCATGGCATCGACCTCGACCTGTTCTCGGCCAACGGCCGCCACCTCCATGCCGAGCCGCCATACTCCATCCTCACTGTTGCGCGGTTCGTGCCCAAAAAAGGTCTGTTCACCATCCTGGAGGCTCTGGAAAAGCTGGCTGACGACGGCGTGGACTTCACCTGGACCCTGGTAGGCGACGGCGAGTTGAAGCGAAGGCTGAAGAAGCGCATCGACGAATCCCCCATCAATGAGCGTGTGGATCTGGCCGGAACCCTGGCCCACGACGGCGTGCTCAGGCTGTACGAAAAGGCCGACTGTTTCGTGCTCGGCTGCGAGGTGGCCAAAAACGGCGACCGCGACGGCATACCCAACGTGGTGGCCGAGGCCATGGCCATGGGCGTGCCCGTGGCCGCCACGGACGTCTCCGGCATCCCGGAACTTGTGGAGCACGAATCCACCGGTTTGCTCTGCCCATCCGGCAATCCGGCGGCCCTGGCCGCCAACATCTACCGTCTGCTCACGGACCAGGAACTGCGCGGGCAGATCATCCCGGAAGCGCGGAAACGCGTGGAGCAGGTGTTCGACAACACCCGGGAAATCCGGAAGCTCGCGAGCGTCTTCACCGACCACACCGGCCTCGGCGAGCTGATACCTGGGGGCGCTTTCGCTCCCGCTCCGGAGCCCCCTGCCCGCCCGGGAGATGCGCTTGACGACGACACGTCTTCCGACGAACAATCCACACAAGGCCAGCTCGATCGGCCGTCCGCGTAG